From Pseudomonas vanderleydeniana, the proteins below share one genomic window:
- a CDS encoding methyl-accepting chemotaxis protein, producing MRNNQPVTQHEISLAPQQKLISTTDARGVITYCNDAFVDISGFDRADLIGAPQNIVRHPDVPPAVFAHMWSALKQGQPWMGIVKNRARSGDHYWVNAYVTPIFEGSQVVGYESVRVKPTADQVRRAEALYQRITQGKPAVPRQDTWLPALLDYLPYLVLGLAGTLSGLYLSAPVAIALTAVVSVPLCLLSSRWQKQGTLRLLQLVEASTSDALLAKMYSDARGHQGRLETALVSQSSRLKTCLTRLQDTAEQVSELAGQSDLLASDSSRGLDRQRLETEQVSAAVNQMAATTQEVASHVQRTADATQQANLLTSRGRDVARDTRQAIERLSAVVGETGATVAQLAKDSNEIGTVVDVIKGIADQTNLLALNAAIEAARAGEMGRGFAVVADEVRQLAQRTSQSTSQIHELITKLQASSHNAVQTMENGNRQAEEGVAWVLEADKALVGISEAVAHITDMTSQIATATEEQSAVAEEISRNISTIAQLADRSSEQANLSTELSKDLSKTASTQYSLVERFNR from the coding sequence ATGCGAAACAACCAGCCTGTTACACAGCATGAAATCTCGCTTGCCCCGCAACAGAAGCTCATCTCGACGACAGACGCCCGAGGCGTGATCACCTACTGCAACGATGCCTTTGTCGACATCAGCGGTTTCGATCGCGCCGACCTGATTGGCGCGCCGCAGAACATCGTCCGCCACCCCGATGTTCCCCCGGCCGTCTTTGCCCACATGTGGAGCGCCCTCAAGCAGGGCCAGCCATGGATGGGCATCGTCAAGAATCGCGCCAGGAGCGGCGATCACTACTGGGTCAACGCCTACGTCACACCGATCTTCGAAGGCAGCCAGGTGGTGGGCTACGAGTCGGTCAGGGTCAAGCCGACGGCCGACCAGGTGCGCCGCGCAGAGGCCCTGTACCAGCGCATCACCCAGGGCAAGCCGGCCGTGCCGCGCCAGGACACTTGGCTGCCGGCGCTGCTCGACTACCTGCCCTACCTGGTCCTGGGCCTGGCAGGCACCTTGAGCGGCCTGTACCTCAGTGCCCCCGTGGCGATTGCCCTGACCGCCGTTGTTTCAGTGCCGCTCTGCCTGCTCTCTTCACGCTGGCAGAAACAAGGGACCCTGCGCCTGTTGCAGCTGGTCGAAGCCTCGACCAGCGACGCCCTGCTGGCGAAGATGTACAGCGATGCCCGCGGCCACCAGGGGCGCCTGGAAACCGCCCTGGTCAGCCAGAGCTCGCGCCTGAAGACCTGCCTGACGCGCCTGCAGGACACCGCCGAACAGGTCAGCGAGCTGGCCGGGCAATCCGACCTGTTGGCCAGTGACAGCTCCAGAGGCCTGGATCGCCAACGCCTGGAAACCGAACAGGTATCCGCCGCGGTCAACCAGATGGCGGCCACCACCCAGGAAGTCGCCAGCCATGTCCAGCGCACCGCCGATGCCACCCAGCAGGCCAACCTGCTCACCAGCCGTGGCCGCGATGTGGCCCGCGATACGCGCCAGGCCATCGAGCGCCTTTCGGCGGTCGTCGGCGAGACTGGCGCGACGGTGGCGCAGTTGGCCAAGGACAGCAACGAAATCGGCACCGTGGTCGATGTGATCAAAGGTATTGCAGACCAGACCAACCTGCTGGCTCTGAACGCCGCCATCGAGGCCGCACGCGCCGGTGAAATGGGCCGCGGCTTCGCGGTGGTCGCCGATGAGGTCCGGCAACTGGCACAGCGAACCTCGCAATCGACCAGCCAGATCCATGAACTGATCACCAAACTCCAGGCCTCGTCCCACAACGCGGTGCAAACCATGGAGAACGGCAACCGCCAGGCCGAAGAAGGTGTCGCCTGGGTGCTCGAGGCGGACAAGGCGCTGGTCGGCATCAGCGAGGCCGTCGCCCACATCACCGACATGACCTCCCAGATCGCCACCGCCACGGAGGAACAGTCGGCGGTCGCCGAAGAAATCAGTCGCAACATCAGCACCATTGCCCAACTGGCCGATCGCTCCTCGGAGCAGGCCAACCTGTCGACGGAGCTGAGCAAGGACTTGAGCAAGACCGCCTCCACCCAGTACTCCCTGGTCGAGCGGTTCAATCGATAG
- a CDS encoding LacI family DNA-binding transcriptional regulator, protein MTDFPSSSRERVTISQVARAAGVSKATVSRYIGGDRQLLAEATAQRLAEVIQRLGYRPNQMARGLKRGQTRLVGMLVADILNPYSVAVMRGVEKACRQHGYTLLLCNTNRDDEQERHHLQMLQSYNIEGLIVNTLGHHRGELVELQRDMPMVLIDRQLPELNVDMVGLDNADAVEQALDHLQGRGYRDILAVTEPLDGTSSRQERVQAFTESIQRRSGIRQQILEITSSLEDDLGSFLDSNGHGPQAIFTCNGVATLAVTRALHGRGQRLFEDVGLLALDELDWYPLVGSGITALAQPTESIGVTAFECLLRRLRGEGDEPRRIDLKAELIVRGSTHLNN, encoded by the coding sequence ATGACGGATTTTCCTTCCAGCTCGCGAGAGCGGGTCACCATCAGCCAGGTCGCACGGGCTGCCGGCGTGTCAAAAGCGACCGTCTCGCGCTACATCGGCGGCGATCGGCAACTGCTGGCCGAGGCTACCGCACAGCGCCTCGCCGAGGTCATCCAGCGCCTGGGCTATCGTCCCAACCAGATGGCCAGGGGCCTCAAGCGCGGCCAGACGCGCCTGGTCGGCATGCTGGTGGCCGACATTCTCAATCCCTATTCGGTGGCGGTCATGCGCGGCGTCGAGAAGGCTTGCCGGCAGCACGGCTACACCCTGCTGCTGTGCAACACCAACCGCGACGACGAGCAGGAGCGCCATCACCTGCAGATGCTGCAGTCGTACAACATCGAAGGCCTGATCGTGAACACGCTCGGCCACCATCGCGGTGAACTGGTCGAACTGCAACGCGACATGCCGATGGTGCTGATCGATCGCCAGTTGCCGGAACTCAATGTCGACATGGTCGGCCTGGATAACGCCGACGCGGTCGAACAGGCCCTGGACCACCTGCAAGGGCGCGGCTATCGCGACATCCTCGCGGTGACCGAGCCCCTCGATGGCACCAGCTCGCGCCAGGAGCGGGTACAGGCCTTCACCGAATCCATTCAACGCCGTTCGGGCATCCGCCAGCAGATCCTGGAGATCACCTCGAGCCTTGAGGATGACCTGGGCAGCTTCCTCGACTCGAACGGCCATGGTCCACAGGCCATCTTCACCTGCAACGGCGTCGCCACCCTGGCCGTCACGCGCGCACTGCATGGCAGGGGCCAGCGCCTGTTCGAGGACGTCGGCCTGCTCGCGCTGGACGAGCTGGACTGGTACCCGCTGGTTGGCAGCGGTATCACCGCGTTGGCCCAGCCGACCGAATCCATTGGCGTCACGGCCTTCGAGTGCCTGCTCAGGCGCCTGCGTGGAGAGGGCGACGAGCCCCGGCGAATCGACCTCAAGGCTGAGCTGATCGTCCGAGGGTCCACTCACCTGAACAACTGA
- a CDS encoding 2-hydroxyacid dehydrogenase — MKKRIVLYKRLSEDLMARLQEQVEVTWVDMAQPDGLARLRDALPGAHGLLGASLRIDASLLDLAPQLEVISSVSVGVDNYDVAQLTRRGVLLTNTPDVLTETTADTGFALILASARRVVELADWVRAGHWKASLGPAHFGSDVHGKTLGIVGMGRIGEALARRGAAGFGMRVLYHSRGPKPEVEARYAARYCSLDELLGQADFVCLTVPLSAHTQGLIGRRELALMKPEAILVNIARGRVVDEAALIDALREKRIRGAGLDVFAQEPLAIDSPLLSLDNVVATPHIGSATRETRQAMASCAVDNLLSAVAGVRPPDLVNESAWGVRAAGPQ; from the coding sequence ATGAAGAAGAGAATCGTGCTGTACAAGCGGCTGTCCGAAGACCTGATGGCACGGCTGCAGGAGCAGGTCGAGGTGACCTGGGTGGACATGGCGCAACCGGATGGCCTGGCCCGCTTGCGCGATGCCTTGCCCGGCGCCCATGGGCTGCTGGGCGCCAGTCTGCGGATCGACGCCAGCCTGCTCGACCTGGCCCCGCAGCTGGAGGTGATTTCCAGTGTGTCGGTAGGCGTGGACAACTATGACGTGGCGCAGCTGACCCGGCGTGGGGTGTTGTTGACCAACACCCCGGACGTCTTGACCGAGACGACGGCCGACACGGGGTTCGCGCTGATCCTGGCGAGTGCCCGCCGGGTCGTTGAGCTGGCCGACTGGGTGCGTGCGGGGCACTGGAAGGCGAGCCTGGGGCCGGCGCATTTTGGCAGTGACGTGCATGGCAAGACGTTGGGCATCGTCGGCATGGGCCGTATTGGCGAGGCACTGGCCAGGCGCGGTGCGGCCGGTTTCGGCATGCGCGTGCTCTACCACAGCCGTGGGCCCAAGCCCGAGGTGGAGGCCCGCTACGCCGCGCGCTATTGCAGCCTCGATGAGTTGCTGGGCCAGGCCGACTTCGTCTGCCTGACCGTGCCGTTGAGTGCCCATACGCAGGGGTTGATCGGTCGTCGTGAACTCGCCCTGATGAAGCCCGAGGCGATCCTGGTGAACATCGCGCGAGGGCGGGTCGTGGATGAAGCGGCGCTGATCGATGCCTTGCGTGAAAAGCGTATTCGCGGCGCAGGCCTGGACGTCTTTGCCCAGGAGCCGCTGGCGATCGATTCACCGCTGCTGAGCCTGGACAACGTGGTGGCGACACCGCATATCGGCTCGGCCACTCGGGAGACGCGCCAGGCGATGGCCAGCTGTGCCGTGGACAATCTGCTCAGTGCGGTGGCTGGAGTCCGTCCACCTGACCTGGTCAACGAGAGCGCATGGGGCGTTCGGGCGGCTGGGCCGCAGTAG
- the ptaA gene encoding pyoverdine biosynthesis transaminase PtaA: MVDVTRRSVVGLMAALPLLSGAGRALAATLPATPKASSGEVYLNFNENPWGPSAAARKAMAEGVALSGRYPYKFQYRLVDLLARQLSVPEEHIEIYAGSKVALQQAVLAYTGSRSLVLATPTYEAPRMAAEAHGATVHEVPLDAAHAHDINAMLAADTQLGVIYICNPNNPTGTLTPMAQIERALKEKPAGALVVVDEAYIHYCDAPSCVPLVKDHPDLLVLRTFSKIYGMAGARLGYAVGQPALLAKLNVLGEQNVAAAASLLGAIASLEDRTLLPERKQSNTRIRDENMTWFRDRGFTCTAAQGNFFMVDLRRPAQEVVQGLAQHGVRVGRIWENWPNWVRITVGKEEEMARLRSAFALVALPAKR; encoded by the coding sequence ATGGTTGATGTGACGCGTCGTTCGGTGGTGGGGCTGATGGCAGCGCTGCCGTTGTTGAGTGGGGCGGGGCGGGCGTTGGCCGCGACGTTGCCTGCCACGCCCAAGGCTTCCTCCGGCGAGGTCTATCTCAACTTCAACGAGAACCCCTGGGGGCCCTCGGCGGCGGCGCGCAAGGCCATGGCCGAGGGAGTGGCGCTGTCGGGCCGTTATCCCTACAAGTTCCAGTACCGCCTGGTGGACCTCCTGGCACGGCAACTGTCGGTCCCCGAGGAACATATCGAGATCTATGCCGGCTCCAAGGTCGCCCTGCAGCAGGCGGTGCTGGCCTACACCGGCAGCCGCAGCCTGGTGTTGGCGACCCCCACCTATGAGGCGCCGCGCATGGCGGCCGAGGCCCATGGCGCGACGGTGCACGAGGTCCCGCTCGATGCGGCGCATGCGCATGACATCAATGCGATGCTGGCGGCGGACACCCAGCTGGGGGTGATCTACATCTGCAACCCGAACAACCCGACCGGGACACTCACGCCGATGGCCCAGATCGAGCGAGCCTTGAAGGAGAAGCCCGCTGGTGCGCTGGTGGTGGTCGACGAGGCCTATATTCACTACTGCGATGCGCCCAGCTGCGTGCCGCTGGTCAAGGATCACCCCGACCTGCTGGTGCTGCGTACCTTCTCCAAGATCTACGGCATGGCGGGCGCGCGCCTGGGGTACGCGGTTGGCCAGCCGGCACTGCTGGCGAAGTTGAACGTGCTGGGTGAGCAGAATGTCGCTGCCGCGGCTTCATTGCTGGGCGCGATCGCCAGCCTCGAGGACCGCACGCTGCTGCCGGAGCGCAAGCAGAGCAACACGCGTATCCGCGATGAAAACATGACCTGGTTCCGCGACCGTGGGTTCACCTGCACCGCCGCCCAGGGCAATTTCTTCATGGTCGACCTGCGCCGCCCGGCCCAGGAGGTCGTCCAGGGGCTGGCGCAGCACGGAGTACGGGTGGGGCGAATCTGGGAGAACTGGCCGAACTGGGTGCGCATCACCGTCGGCAAGGAGGAGGAGATGGCACGCCTGAGAAGCGCCTTTGCCTTGGTGGCTTTGCCGGCCAAGCGCTGA
- a CDS encoding DUF1652 domain-containing protein: MLPERELCQIIESGFLPLSCSCTVNGNGSLMVKIFDPISGRVDLQLNGVAVSSFDSVRSVANFIGELRTEMQAGRRAFAGAI; the protein is encoded by the coding sequence ATGCTTCCAGAACGTGAATTGTGCCAAATCATTGAGTCCGGCTTTCTGCCGCTGTCCTGTTCCTGCACCGTCAACGGCAACGGTTCGCTGATGGTGAAGATCTTCGACCCGATTTCCGGGCGCGTGGACCTGCAGCTCAATGGTGTCGCCGTCAGCAGCTTCGACAGCGTTCGTTCGGTCGCCAACTTCATTGGCGAACTGCGCACCGAGATGCAGGCCGGGCGCCGGGCCTTCGCCGGCGCGATCTAG
- a CDS encoding sugar phosphate isomerase/epimerase family protein, protein MRLNPVSISLSSFGADAVRQSGQESFLQLLAAAGVSRVEFREELFDGAPDTAALRSATAALDLECLFSSPLELWTEQGTLNPLLPQKLALASRLGAVALKVSLGHYQPRCEVSALRALVAAGSPRLLVENDQTVQGGRIAPLLGFFERVEALELPVGMTFDIGNWHWQDESAIRAARMFGRWVQYVHCKAVERQPSGRLVAVRPRAADLMAWAALLGEFTPGVVRAVEYPLVDDDLLALTRAQVNNLARLGLGEEVSHV, encoded by the coding sequence ATGCGCTTGAACCCCGTTTCCATCAGTCTCTCCAGCTTTGGTGCCGACGCTGTACGGCAGTCTGGCCAGGAGAGTTTTCTGCAGTTGCTGGCGGCTGCCGGCGTGTCTCGTGTCGAGTTTCGCGAGGAACTGTTCGACGGAGCGCCGGATACCGCAGCCCTGCGCTCGGCGACTGCGGCACTGGACCTTGAGTGCCTGTTCTCCTCGCCGCTCGAGCTGTGGACCGAGCAGGGCACACTCAATCCGCTGCTGCCGCAGAAGCTGGCGCTGGCGAGCCGTCTGGGGGCCGTGGCACTCAAGGTCTCGCTTGGGCATTACCAGCCTCGATGCGAGGTGTCGGCCTTGCGGGCATTGGTCGCTGCCGGCAGCCCCAGGCTGCTGGTGGAAAATGACCAGACCGTGCAAGGCGGGCGAATCGCGCCCTTGCTGGGTTTCTTCGAGCGGGTCGAGGCCCTGGAGCTTCCCGTCGGCATGACCTTCGACATCGGCAACTGGCATTGGCAGGACGAGTCGGCCATCCGGGCCGCACGCATGTTCGGCCGATGGGTGCAGTATGTGCACTGCAAGGCCGTGGAGCGCCAGCCCTCGGGGCGCCTGGTCGCGGTGCGGCCACGTGCGGCCGACCTGATGGCCTGGGCGGCACTGCTGGGTGAGTTCACCCCAGGCGTGGTGCGGGCGGTGGAATATCCCCTGGTGGACGACGATCTGTTGGCGCTCACGCGTGCCCAGGTCAACAACCTGGCCAGGCTCGGACTGGGCGAGGAGGTCAGCCATGTTTGA
- a CDS encoding MFS transporter, which translates to MQTTSLAPRRWWYIIPIVFITYSLAYLDRANYGFAAASGMAEDLKITPALSSLLGALFFLGYFFFQVPGAIYAEKRSVKKLIFVSLILWGGLATLTGMVSNVYMLVAIRFLLGVVEAAVMPAMLVYLCHWFTRAERSRANTFLILGNPATILWMSVVSGYLIQHFDWRWMFIIEGLPAVIWALLWWRLVDDRPAQANWLSEAQKADLQAALAAEQQGIRPVKNYREAFRSPQVIVLSLQYFCWSIGVYGFVLWLPSILKQAANVDIVQAGWLSAVPYLAAVLAMIGVSWASDRLQKRKRFVWPPLLVAALAFYGSYALGSEHFWLSYALLVVAGACMYAPYGPFFAIVPEILPSNVAGGAMALINSMGALGSFGGSWLVGYLNGMTGGPGASYLFMCGALLTAVVLTAVLNPSQTRRPGARLAVTH; encoded by the coding sequence ATGCAAACGACAAGCCTCGCCCCTCGCCGTTGGTGGTACATCATCCCCATCGTCTTCATCACCTACAGCCTGGCCTACCTGGACCGTGCCAACTATGGCTTCGCCGCCGCGTCCGGCATGGCTGAAGACCTCAAGATCACCCCGGCGCTGTCCTCGCTGCTGGGGGCACTGTTTTTCCTCGGCTACTTCTTCTTCCAGGTGCCAGGCGCCATCTACGCTGAAAAGCGCAGCGTGAAGAAACTGATCTTCGTCAGCCTCATTCTCTGGGGGGGACTGGCGACACTCACCGGCATGGTCAGCAACGTCTACATGCTGGTTGCCATCCGCTTCCTGCTGGGCGTGGTGGAGGCAGCGGTGATGCCGGCCATGCTGGTGTACCTGTGCCACTGGTTCACGCGGGCGGAACGCTCGCGGGCCAATACCTTCCTGATCCTCGGCAACCCGGCCACCATCCTGTGGATGTCGGTGGTGTCGGGCTATCTCATCCAGCACTTCGACTGGCGCTGGATGTTCATCATCGAAGGCTTGCCCGCGGTGATCTGGGCACTGCTCTGGTGGCGCCTGGTCGACGACCGGCCCGCCCAGGCCAACTGGCTGAGCGAGGCGCAGAAGGCGGACCTGCAGGCGGCGCTGGCGGCCGAGCAGCAGGGAATCAGGCCGGTGAAGAACTACCGCGAGGCGTTCCGCTCCCCGCAGGTGATCGTGCTGTCGCTGCAGTACTTCTGCTGGAGCATCGGCGTGTACGGTTTCGTGCTCTGGTTGCCGTCGATCCTCAAGCAGGCGGCCAACGTCGACATCGTGCAGGCGGGCTGGCTGTCGGCGGTGCCGTACCTGGCGGCGGTGCTGGCGATGATCGGCGTGTCCTGGGCGTCCGATCGCCTGCAGAAACGCAAGCGTTTCGTCTGGCCGCCGCTGCTGGTCGCCGCGCTGGCGTTCTATGGCTCCTATGCCCTGGGCAGCGAGCACTTCTGGCTGTCCTACGCGCTGCTGGTGGTTGCCGGGGCCTGCATGTACGCCCCTTATGGCCCGTTCTTCGCGATCGTGCCGGAGATCCTCCCCAGCAACGTGGCCGGGGGCGCCATGGCGCTGATCAACAGCATGGGCGCCCTCGGCTCCTTTGGTGGCTCGTGGCTGGTGGGCTACCTCAACGGGATGACCGGTGGTCCGGGAGCCTCCTACCTGTTCATGTGCGGTGCACTGCTCACGGCTGTGGTGCTGACCGCCGTACTCAACCCTTCGCAGACGCGGCGCCCGGGTGCCCGTCTGGCCGTAACGCACTAG
- a CDS encoding LLM class flavin-dependent oxidoreductase, which translates to MKFSLFVHMERWDESVSHRQLFEDLTELTLMAEAGGFSTVWIGEHHAMEYTISPSPMPLLAYLAARTTTIRLGAGTIIAPFWHPLRVAGECALLDVISNGRMEVGLARGAYQVEFDRMAGGMPASSGGLALREMVPVVRALWQGDYAHDGEIWKFPTSTSVPKPVQKPNPPMWIAARDPDSHNFAVANGCNVMVTPLMKGDEEVLDLKNKFQAALDNNPDVPRPQLMVLRHTHVHAKDDPEGWKVGATAINKFYRTFDAWFGNKQVPENGFLAPSPEEKFAERPEFELENIRKNTMIGTPEEVITRIRYYQELGVDEFSFWCDNSLPHAEKKKSLELFIQHVVPAFR; encoded by the coding sequence ATGAAATTTTCCCTGTTCGTACACATGGAACGCTGGGACGAAAGCGTCAGCCACCGCCAACTGTTCGAAGACCTGACCGAACTGACGCTCATGGCTGAAGCCGGTGGTTTCAGCACCGTCTGGATCGGCGAGCACCACGCGATGGAATACACCATCTCGCCCAGCCCGATGCCGCTGCTGGCCTACCTCGCGGCTCGCACCACCACCATTCGCCTGGGCGCCGGGACCATCATCGCGCCGTTCTGGCACCCGCTGCGGGTTGCCGGCGAATGCGCCCTGCTCGACGTGATCAGCAACGGCCGGATGGAAGTCGGCCTGGCCCGGGGTGCCTACCAGGTCGAATTCGACCGCATGGCCGGCGGCATGCCTGCCTCGTCCGGCGGCCTGGCCCTGCGGGAAATGGTTCCGGTGGTTCGCGCCCTGTGGCAAGGCGACTACGCCCACGATGGCGAGATCTGGAAGTTCCCGACCTCCACCAGCGTGCCCAAGCCCGTCCAGAAGCCCAACCCGCCGATGTGGATCGCCGCCCGCGACCCGGACTCGCACAACTTCGCCGTCGCCAACGGCTGCAACGTCATGGTGACGCCGCTGATGAAGGGCGACGAGGAAGTCCTGGACCTGAAGAACAAGTTCCAGGCGGCCCTGGACAACAACCCCGACGTACCACGCCCACAACTGATGGTGCTGCGCCACACCCACGTGCATGCCAAGGACGATCCGGAAGGCTGGAAAGTCGGCGCCACCGCCATCAACAAGTTCTACCGCACCTTTGACGCCTGGTTCGGCAACAAGCAGGTACCGGAAAATGGTTTCCTGGCACCGAGCCCGGAAGAGAAGTTCGCCGAGCGTCCGGAATTCGAACTGGAGAACATCCGCAAGAACACCATGATTGGCACACCGGAAGAGGTCATCACTCGTATCCGCTACTACCAGGAACTGGGCGTCGACGAATTCAGCTTCTGGTGTGACAACAGCCTGCCGCACGCCGAGAAGAAGAAGTCGCTGGAGCTGTTCATCCAGCACGTGGTGCCGGCGTTCCGCTGA
- a CDS encoding sugar kinase: MFEHDVLCFGETMAMFVADQPGDLAQVSQFTKRIAGADSNVAIGLSRLGFRVRWLSRVGSDALGRFVVDSLRQEGLDCQGVEVDPLHATGFQLKERRDDGGDPSVEYFRRNSAASHLSPAMIEGQHLQVRHLHATGIPLALSPTCRALSHALVDTMREAGRSISFDPNLRPSLWPDTATMVREVNALAVKADWLLPGLEEGRLLTGLREPADIAAFYLDRGAERVVIKLGEQGAYFRTQRNEGYVPPVIVPKVIDTVGAGDAFAVGVLSGLLEGHELARAVARGNWCGSRAVQSRGDMEGLPWRHELEEQDKRRSA, from the coding sequence ATGTTTGAACACGATGTGCTGTGCTTCGGCGAGACCATGGCGATGTTCGTCGCCGACCAGCCGGGTGATCTTGCCCAGGTCAGCCAGTTCACCAAGCGGATCGCCGGTGCCGACAGCAATGTCGCCATCGGGCTGTCCCGGCTGGGCTTCAGGGTGCGCTGGCTGAGCCGGGTCGGGAGTGACGCCCTGGGGCGCTTCGTCGTCGACAGCCTGCGACAGGAAGGACTGGATTGCCAGGGCGTCGAGGTCGATCCCCTGCACGCCACGGGCTTCCAGCTCAAGGAGCGGCGCGATGATGGCGGTGACCCGAGTGTGGAGTACTTTCGGCGCAACTCGGCGGCCAGTCACCTGTCGCCGGCCATGATCGAGGGGCAGCACCTGCAGGTCCGTCACCTGCATGCCACGGGCATTCCGCTGGCGTTGTCGCCGACCTGCCGGGCGCTCTCGCATGCGCTGGTGGACACCATGCGCGAGGCCGGCCGAAGCATCTCCTTCGACCCCAACCTGCGCCCCTCGTTGTGGCCCGATACCGCGACCATGGTGCGCGAAGTCAACGCGCTGGCGGTGAAGGCCGACTGGCTGCTGCCGGGCCTGGAGGAAGGGCGCCTGCTGACCGGGTTGCGCGAGCCGGCCGATATCGCGGCGTTCTACCTCGACCGCGGCGCCGAGCGGGTGGTGATCAAGCTGGGAGAGCAGGGCGCCTACTTTCGTACACAGCGAAACGAGGGGTATGTCCCGCCGGTCATCGTGCCCAAGGTGATCGACACGGTCGGTGCGGGCGATGCGTTCGCTGTCGGCGTGCTCAGTGGCCTGCTCGAAGGCCACGAGCTGGCCCGGGCGGTCGCGCGTGGCAACTGGTGCGGCAGCCGCGCCGTCCAGTCGCGCGGCGACATGGAGGGATTGCCCTGGCGACATGAACTCGAGGAACAGGACAAGCGCAGGAGCGCTTGA
- a CDS encoding helix-turn-helix domain-containing protein, whose product MSLKATFAAVLKALRATRGLSQKKLAEVSSRTYISKLERGQCCPTLEMISALSVPLNVSPLTLMAVTLGAQTGESIKVLVSRIEQEATELARSGALKKLQIPFEEELPVPQRRPTSRPRQPAPSIQQTEFCFAE is encoded by the coding sequence ATGTCGCTCAAAGCAACCTTTGCCGCTGTACTCAAAGCCCTGCGCGCTACACGTGGACTGTCACAGAAAAAACTCGCCGAAGTCAGCAGCCGAACGTACATCTCGAAGCTCGAGCGCGGCCAGTGCTGCCCGACGCTGGAAATGATCAGTGCCTTGAGTGTTCCGTTGAACGTGAGCCCGCTGACGCTGATGGCCGTCACGCTGGGCGCGCAGACCGGCGAGTCGATCAAGGTGCTGGTCAGTCGCATCGAACAGGAAGCGACCGAGCTGGCCCGCTCGGGAGCGCTGAAGAAGCTGCAGATCCCGTTCGAGGAAGAACTGCCAGTGCCGCAGCGCCGCCCCACTTCGCGGCCCCGGCAGCCGGCCCCGTCGATCCAGCAGACCGAGTTCTGTTTTGCCGAGTGA
- the folD gene encoding bifunctional methylenetetrahydrofolate dehydrogenase/methenyltetrahydrofolate cyclohydrolase FolD has product MSNTPSLARDIDGKAIAARVLEEVREDVAALAGQGVIPSLAVLLVGDDPASHVYVRNKLLRAEEAGIRSLEHRLPASTRQAEVLQLIAELNADPAVNGILVQLPLPAHIEEQAVIHAIDPIKDVDGFHRENVGGLVQGAEVLTPCTPSGCMRLLQETCGDVSGLHAVVIGRSNIVGKPMATLLLQAHCSVSVIHSRSIDAPALCRLADIVVVAVGRPQLIDASWLKPGAVVIDVGINRIETEAGPRLVGDVDYASARTVASAITPVPGGVGPMTIAYLLKNTVIATHLQGARRPLAAVAG; this is encoded by the coding sequence ATGAGCAATACCCCTTCCCTCGCCCGTGATATCGACGGCAAGGCCATTGCCGCCCGGGTACTCGAAGAAGTCCGCGAGGACGTCGCGGCCCTGGCCGGGCAAGGTGTCATCCCCTCCCTTGCCGTGCTGCTGGTCGGCGATGACCCAGCCAGCCATGTCTACGTGCGCAACAAGCTGCTGCGTGCCGAGGAAGCCGGTATCCGCTCCCTGGAACATCGCCTGCCGGCCAGCACCCGCCAGGCCGAAGTCCTGCAACTGATTGCCGAACTCAACGCCGACCCGGCGGTGAACGGCATCCTGGTGCAATTGCCGCTACCGGCGCATATCGAGGAACAGGCGGTGATCCACGCCATCGACCCGATCAAGGACGTCGACGGCTTTCATCGGGAAAACGTCGGCGGCCTGGTCCAGGGTGCCGAGGTGCTGACACCCTGCACGCCCAGTGGCTGCATGCGCCTGCTGCAGGAAACCTGTGGCGATGTGAGCGGCCTGCACGCAGTGGTCATCGGTCGCTCGAACATCGTCGGCAAGCCCATGGCGACCCTGCTGCTGCAAGCGCACTGTTCGGTGAGTGTGATTCATTCTCGCAGCATCGATGCGCCAGCGCTGTGCCGATTGGCCGATATCGTGGTGGTAGCCGTCGGGCGGCCGCAGTTGATCGATGCCAGCTGGCTCAAGCCGGGGGCCGTGGTGATCGACGTCGGGATCAACCGTATCGAAACCGAGGCGGGTCCGCGCCTGGTCGGTGATGTCGACTACGCCAGCGCACGTACCGTGGCCAGCGCCATCACTCCGGTGCCAGGTGGCGTCGGGCCGATGACCATTGCCTATCTGCTGAAAAACACCGTGATCGCCACCCACCTGCAGGGCGCTCGCCGGCCCCTCGCCGCAGTAGCGGGCTGA